In Zingiber officinale cultivar Zhangliang chromosome 1A, Zo_v1.1, whole genome shotgun sequence, a genomic segment contains:
- the LOC122038858 gene encoding transcription termination factor MTERF6, chloroplastic/mitochondrial-like produces MERGTATGQKLSIVEFFEEKGFDDEKINRMLRKCNRLESIERERASENWDYLESIGIQKRKLPYVIFKCPKILALSMNQKLVPTVQCLATLGSKPGGVASAITKFPDILSHSIELKLCPLLAFFQALGISEKQLGKMLLLNPRLISYSEMKLTQITDFLVSIGFNEEGLIGKTLVKNPFLMGYSIEKRLLPTTEFLKSIGLDELSLQRVVCYFPEVFCRDVNRVLKPNLAFLKGCGFDNKQIANLVAGYPPILIKSVSKSLEPKVRFLVEVMGREISEIADYPEFFRHGMKKSLEFRQNILKQKNVHCSLSEMLSCNQRKFIAKYGLTVGFS; encoded by the coding sequence ATGGAAAGGGGCACTGCCACTGGTCAGAAGCTCAGTATTGTTGAGTTCTTCGAGGAGAAAGGATTCGATGACGAGAAAATAAACAGAATGCTGAGGAAATGCAATCGGCTGGAGAGCATAGAAAGGGAGAGAGCCAGTGAGAACTGGGATTACCTGGAAAGCATTGGTATTCAAAAGAGGAAGCTTCCTTATGTTATCTTCAAGTGCCCCAAGATCCTAGCTTTGAGCATGAATCAGAAGCTTGTTCCTACTGTCCAGTGTCTTGCAACCTTGGGATCAAAGCCTGGTGGAGTGGCCTCAGCCATCACCAAATTTCCTGACATTCTCTCTCACAGCATTGAGTTGAAGCTATGCCCTCTGTTAGCTTTCTTCCAAGCACTAGGAATTTCAGAGAAGCAACTGGGTAAGATGCTCTTGCTTAATCCAAGGCTCATTAGCTACAGCGAAATGAAATTGACTCAGATTACTGATTTCCTTGTAAGCATTGGCTTCAATGAGGAGGGGTTGATTGGTAAAACTTTAGTGAAAAATCCATTTTTAATGGGTTATAGCATTGAGAAACGGCTTTTGCCAACAACAGAATTTCTCAAGTCGATAGGCCTAGATGAACTAAGTTTGCAAAGGGTTGTTTGCTATTTTCCTGAAGTATTTTGTAGGGATGTAAATAGGGTTCTCAAACCAAATTTAGCATTCTTAAAGGGGTGCGGCTTTGACAATAAGCAAATTGCAAATTTAGTTGCTGGATATCCACCTATTCTGATCAAGAGTGTCAGCAAATCCCTGGAACCCAAAGTGAGATTCTTGGTTGAAGTAATGGGAAGAGAAATCAGTGAGATAGCTGATTACCCTGAGTTCTTTCGGCATGGGATGAAGAAGAGTTTGGAATTTCGGCAAAATATTCTGAAGCAAAAAAACGTACATTGCAGTTTAAGTGAAATGCTTAGCTGCAACCAGAGGAAATTCATTGCCAAGTATGGATTAACTGTTGGATTCTCTTGA
- the LOC122038859 gene encoding protein MIZU-KUSSEI 1-like, producing the protein MRTMIDLGSQRGSGLYIIDTSTAVDCTKDVRFGRRSFRSLIECVVPCCAGFPISSNASAFDEDDSDNNSTAAAVTAPAPTVAAATTVTGTFFGHRRGRVRFCVHDHAAAPPLLLLEFTVPTAYLAREMQHGLLRVALESGGGGGRGPLLSTPVWTMYCNGRKVGFAIRRRATEADAEVFRLMRSVSAGTGILPAASAAAAAAGGEAGDLLYMRASFERVIGSTDSESFHMIDPAGGRGGQQLSIFLFRT; encoded by the coding sequence ATGAGGACGATGATTGACTTGGGGAGCCAGAGGGGCAGTGGCCTCTACATCATCGATACTTCCACCGCCGTCGACTGCACCAAGgacgtccgcttcggccgccgcTCCTTCCGCAGTCTGATCGAGTGCGTCGTCCCCTGCTGCGCCGGCTTTCCCATTTCCTCCAACGCCTCCGCCTTCGACGAGGACGACTCGGACAACAATTCCACCGCTGCTGCCGTGACTGCTCCCGCTCCCACGGTCGCCGCCGCCACGACCGTCACCGGCACCTTCTTCGGCCACCGCCGCGGCCGCGTCCGGTTCTGCGTCCACGACCACGCCGCCGCGCCGCCGCTGCTGCTCCTGGAGTTCACGGTGCCCACGGCGTACCTCGCGCGGGAGATGCAGCACGGCCTGCTGCGCGTCGCTCTGGagagcggcggcggcggaggccgCGGCCCCTTGCTCAGCACGCCGGTGTGGACCATGTACTGCAACGGGCGGAAGGTGGGCTTCGCGATCCGGAGGCGGGCGACGGAGGCCGACGCGGAGGTCTTCAGGCTGATGCGGTCTGTGTCGGCGGGGACCGGAATTCTGCCAGCCGCCTCCGCCGCCGCTGCCGCAGCTGGCGGCGAGGCAGGGGACCTGCTTTACATGCGAGCGAGCTTCGAGCGGGTTATCGGGTCGACGGACTCAGAATCGTTCCACATGATCGACCCGGCAGGGGGAAGAGGAGGACAACAGCTCAGCATCTTCCTCTTCAGAACTTAG
- the LOC122008722 gene encoding AT-hook motif nuclear-localized protein 10-like, which translates to MERNLSSLFNAKVVDHENGVRVYEPSGSASVTPMSQGVTGWSSSVTRQFHAVAGGGGVLSPGNSSGESFKRKRGRPRKYGTDGTPVLGVPPLSTSPAAPPPSTGMFSPATHVAATVAAEGAKRARGRPRGSTNKRHIKALGSTGTGFMPHVIAVKTGAFYVILSDDHSYFRSVQVNGA; encoded by the exons ATGGAAAGAAATCTGTCTTCTCTGTTCAACGCGAAGGTTGTTGATCATGAGAATGGTGTTCGCGTCTACGAACCATCAGGCAGTGCCAGTGTTACTCCCATGTCTCAGGGAGTGACTGGTTGGAGTTCCAGTGTCACTCGTCAATTCCATGCAGTGGCAGGCGGCGGCGGCGTCCTTTCTCCCGGCAATAGCTCCGGGGAGTCCTTCAAGAGAAAGCGTGGCCGTCCAAGGAAGTATGGTACCGATGGCACGCCAGTACTCGGCGTGCCACCGCTATCTACAAGTCCGGCGGCTCCTCCTCCGAGCACCGGAATGTTCTCTCCGGCTACTCATGTAGCTGCAACAGTTGCTGCAGAGGGTGCCAAAAGGGCTAGAGGTCGTCCACGAGGTTCAACCAACAAGCGACACATAAAAGCTCTTG GTTCAACTGGAACTGGATTTATGCCTCATGTTATTGCAGTTAAAACTGGAG CATTCTATGTGATATTGTCCGATGATCATTCCTACTTCCGTTCCGTCCAAGTAAACGGAGCTTAA
- the LOC122038860 gene encoding pyrophosphate--fructose 6-phosphate 1-phosphotransferase subunit alpha-like has translation MDSDYGVPRELSDLQKQRSLYQPELPPCLQGNAVRVEFGDATTAVNPTNAHVISQVFPHTYGQPLAHFLRPSAKVPDAHIIVEQPNIRVGIVFCGRQSPGGHNVIWGLHDAIKTHNPKSTLLGFVGGTEGLFAKQTVEITDDILSTYKNQGGYDLLGRTKDQIRSTEQVNAAMLACKDLMLDGLVIIGGVTSNTDAAQLAETFAELKCPTKVVGVPVTLNGDLKNQFVETNVGFDTICKVNSQLISNVCTDALSAEKYYYFIRLMGRKASHVALECTLQSHPNLVILGEEVTSSKSTIFDITKQLCDAVQARAEKDKNHGVILIPEGLVESIPELYALLQEIHALHHRGVSVDDISSQLSPWASALFEFLPPFIRKQLLLHPESDDSAQLSQIETEKLLAHLVETEMNKRLKEGTYKGKKFNAICHFFGYQARGSLPSKFDCDYAFVLGHVCYHILAAGLNGYMATITNLKNPANKWKCGAAPFTAMMTVKKHWSCHPGVTSIGKPAIHPATVDLKGKAYELLRNNFSRLLMDDIYRNPGPVQFEGPGADVKPLTLCVEDKDYMGRIKKLQEYLDEVRSIVKPGCSQDVLKAALSAMSYVTETLTLMSSSPNVQKLH, from the exons ATGGATTCCGACTACGGCGTGCCCAGGGAGCTCTCAGATCTGCAAAAGCAGCGTTCGCTGTACCAACCGGAACTTCCGCCGTGCCTTCAG GGCAATGCAGTCAGAGTTGAGTTTGGAGATGCAACAACTGCTGTTAATCCCACTAATGCACATGTCATTAGCCAAGTATTTCCACACACTTATGGGCAACCATTGGCACATTTTTTAAGGCCTAGTGCGAAAGTTCCAGATGCGCATATCATAGTGGAGCAACCAAATATTAG GGTTGGTATAGTATTCTGTGGGAGGCAATCCCCAGGGGGGCACAACGTCATTTGGGGTCTTCATGATGCTATCAAAACCCACAACCCTAAAAGTACATTGCTTGGATTTGTTG GAGGTACCGAAGGATTATTTGCAAAGCAAACAGTGGAAATAACTGACGATATCCTGTCAACTTATAAAAATCAAG GTGGCTATGATTTACTTGGCCGGACAAAGGATCAGATAAGATCAACAGAACAAGTCAATGCTGCAATGTTGGCCTGCAAAGACTTGATGTTAgacggccttgtcattattggaG GAGTTACTTCCAACACAGATGCTGCCCAGCTTGCTGAGACATTTGCGGAGTTAAAATGCCCAACAAAG GTGGTTGGAGTTCCTGTAACCTTGAATGGAGATCTAAAGAATCAGTTTGTTGAAACAAATGTTGGGTTTGACACAATATGCAAG GTTAACTCACAACTGATAAGTAACGTATGCACAGATGCCCTCTCAGCTGAAAAG TATTATTACTTTATTCGCCTGATGGGCCGTAAGGCTTCCCATGTAGCTTTGGAATGCACTCTCCAGTCACATCCCAATCTG GTTATCCTAGGGGAGGAGGTCACATCATCTAAATCTACAATTTTTGATATTACAAAACAATTATGTGATGCAGTCCAGGCCAGGGCTGAGAAGG ACAAGAATCACGGTGTCATCCTTATTCCGGAAGGGCTTGTGGAGAGTATACCAGAATTATATGCCTTGCTTCAG GAAATTCATGCTCTTCATCACCGGGGAGTGTCTGTTGATGATATTTCCTCTCAACTTTCACCTTGGGCTTCTGCTTTATTCGAATTCTTGCCACCATTCATCAGGAAACAG TTACTTCTACATCCTGAATCTGATGACTCTGCACAGCTTTCCCAA ATTGAGACAGAGAAGCTTCTTGCACATTTAGTTGAGACAGAAATGAACAAGCGTTTA AAGGAAGGTACTTACAAAGGAAAAAAGTTCAATGCAATATGCCACTTTTTTGGGTATCAAGCTCGAGGATCCTTACCATCAAAATTTGATTGCGACTATGCCTTT GTTCTTGGCCATGTGTGCTATCACATATTAGCAGCTGGCTTGAATGGGTACATGGCTACCATTACAAATCTGAAAAACCCTGCCAACAAGTGGAAATGTGGTGCTGCTCCATTTACA GCAATGATGACTGTGAAGAAACATTGGTCATGTCATCCTGGAGTCACCTCAATTGGAAAACCTGCCATCCATCCAGCCACAGTTGACTTGAAAGGAAAAGCATATGA GTTACTACGAAACAACTTCTCAAGACTTCTGATGGACGATATCTATAGAAACCCAGGGCCTGTCCAATTTGAAGGACCAGGTGCTGATGTTAAACCTCTCACACTGTGTGTTGAAGATAAAGACTACATGGGCAGGATCAAAAAGTTGCAGGAATATCTTGATGAG GTAAGAAGCATTGTGAAGCCTGGCTGCTCGCAGGATGTCCTTAAAGCAGCTTTAAGTGCCATGTCTTACGTGACGGAAACTTTGACCCTAATGTCTTCCTCTCCAAACGTGCAGAAACTTCATTGA
- the LOC122038861 gene encoding RNA-binding protein 24-like yields the protein MAFHHSGPGSASGSASSSSSGIHFLNSPFGDTTYTKVFVGGLAWETKSEMLRRHFEQFGEILEAVVITDKNTGRSKGYGFVTFRDPESAKRACVDPTPVIDGRRANCNLASLGRPHSTLPFGVRPRPVVPYIGGVPVQQVPFVGSPTHQVPVPFSYQHGFPYPQYSYNPYGPEYLYPQTVYNPYTGHHYLQVYGLPGAVNTAIYPHGQIGQPISGGPGYMTIQGYSMPAHQIVQLSGSNVNGMPGATRPVIQTPYPAGIPSNVPAQPHFIVPGHSPQFVQGNGSDQTAV from the exons ATGGCTTTTCACCATTCGGGGCCTGGGTCGGCCTCCGGATCAGCGTCGAGCTCCAGCTCCGGCATCCACTTCCTGAATTCGCCCTTTGGGGACACCACGTACACGAAGGTCTTCGTCGGCGGCCTCGCGTGGGAGACCAAGAGCGAGATGCTCCGCCGCCACTTCGAGCAATTCGGGGAGATACTCGAGGCCGTCGTGATCACGGACAAGAACACCGGCCGATCCAAGGGTTATGGCTTC GTCACTTTTCGAGATCCTGAATCTGCAAAGCGGGCATGCGTTGATCCAACACCAGTTATTGATGGCCGGCGAGCAAATTGTAACTTGGCTTCCCTTGGAAGGCCACACTCTACTCTTCCATTTGGCG TCCGCCCAAGGCCAGTAGTCCCTTACATTGGAGGTGTACCTGTTCAGCAAGTGCCATTTGTTGGAAGCCCCACTCATCAAGTGCCAGTTCCATTTAGCTACCAACATGGGTTTCCATATCCACAATATAG TTACAATCCATACGGACCTGAGTACTTATATCCACAG ACTGTATATAACCCTTACACAGGACATCATTATCTTCAAGTTTATGGTCTTCCTGGAGCTGTAAACACAGCCATTTATCCACATGGTCAAATTGGCCAGCCCATCTCAGGCGGGCCTGGTTATATGACAATTCAGGGTTACTCAATGCCAGCTCACCAGATTGTGCAATTGAGTGGATCAAATGTCAATGGAATGCCTGGTGCAACTCGACCAGTGATACAAACACCCTATCCAGCTG GAATACCGTCCAATGTTCCAGCTCAGCCACACTTCATAGTTCCTGGCCACTCACCACAGTTTGTGCAGGGAAATGGTTCAGATCAAACAGCCGTTTGA
- the LOC122008732 gene encoding AT-hook motif nuclear-localized protein 29-like produces PDDGPPPSHSSPAGSTVCRPRGRPQGSKNKPKPPIIVKRDSPDVLRSHVLEVVDGADVLECVTEYTHRRGRWVTVLSGAGSLASVALRPALPGSAVVTLRGPFEILSLTGTVLPPPAPPGAGGLTVFLAGSQGQVVGGVVTGPLVATGSVVLMVASFATAVYERLTLEGAEGEEREPVAAAGGTGGCDVGATGGRSSTQFRNSNSYQLLNDVFGWGTGTGGVRPQF; encoded by the coding sequence CCAGACGACGGCCCGCCGCCATCACACTCTTCCCCAGCCGGCAGCACCGTCTGCCGACCCCGCGGCCGACCGCAGGGCTCCAAGAACAAGCCGAAGCCTCCGATTATCGTCAAGCGGGACTCCCCCGACGTCCTGCGCTCACACGTGCTTGAGGTCGTCGACGGCGCCGACGTCCTCGAGTGCGTCACGGAGTACACCCACCGGCGAGGGAGGTGGGTCACCGTGCTCAGCGGCGCCGGTTCCCTGGCCAGCGTGGCGCTCCGCCCTGCCTTGCCGGGGAGCGCTGTGGTCACGCTGCGCGGCCCGTTCGAGATCCTCTCGCTGACCGGGACCGTCCTCCCACCGCCGGCGCCACCAGGCGCCGGCGGCCTTACCGTGTTCTTGGCTGGGAGCCAGGGGCAGGTGGTCGGCGGCGTCGTCACAGGGCCGCTGGTGGCCACGGGATCAGTGGTGCTCATGGTGGCGAGCTTCGCCACTGCAGTCTACGAGCGGTTGACGCTGGAAGGCGCTGAGGGTGAGGAGCGTGAGCCGGTTGCCGCGGCAGGCGGAACGGGAGGCTGCGACGTCGGCGCCACCGGCGGAAGGAGCAGCACTCAATTCCGTAACTCAAATTCCTACCAGCTCCTAAATGACGTCTTTGGCTGGGGAACTGGAACCGGTGGAGTCCGACCGCAATTTTAA
- the LOC122038862 gene encoding 40S ribosomal protein S15-like, which produces MADASDAVDVGGAHPKKRTFRKFSYRGVDLDQLLDMGLDELVKLFGARARRRFQRGLKRKPMALIKKLRKAKRDAPPGEKPEPVRTHLRNMIIVPEMIGSIIGVYNGKTFNQVEIKPEMIGHYLAEFSISYKPVKHGRPGIGATHSSRFIPLK; this is translated from the exons ATG GCGGATGCTTCGGATGCGGTGGACGTCGGAGGGGCGCATCCGAAAAAGAGGACCTTCAGGAAGTTCTCTTACCGCGGTGTAGACCTCGATCAGCTCCTCGACATGGGCCTTGATGAACTCGTCAAGCTCTTCGGCGCTCGCGCTCGAAGAAG GTTCCAGAGAGGCCTCAAAAGAAAGCCAATGGCTCTGATTAAGAAGCTCCGCAAGGCG AAGCGAGATGCACCTCCTGGTGAAAAGCCAGAGCCTGTGAGGACGCATCTTAGGAACATGATCATAGTCCCAGAGATGATCGGCAGCATCATTGGCGTATACAATGGAAAGACCTTCAATCAGGTTGAAATCAAG CCCGAGATGATTGGTCATTACTTGGCTGAGTTCTCAATATCATACAAGCCCGTGAAGCATGGAAGGCCTGGTATTGGTGCTACTCACTCCTCCAGGTTCATCCCTCTCAAGTAA
- the LOC122038863 gene encoding transcription termination factor MTERF6, chloroplastic/mitochondrial-like gives MERGTATGQKLSIVEFFEEKGFDDEKINRMLRKCNRLESIERERASENWDYLESIGIQKRKLPYVIFKCPKILALSMNQKLVPTVQCLATLGSKPGGVASAITKFPDILSHSIELKLCPLLAFFQALGISEKQLGKMLLLNPRLISYSEMKLTQITDFLVSIGFNEEGLIGKTLVKNPFLMGYSIEKRLLPTTEFLKSIGLDELSLQRVVCYFPEVFCRDVNRVLKPNLAFLKGCGFDNKQIANLVAGYPPILIKSVSKSLEPKVRFLVEVMGREISEIADYPEFFRHGMKKSLEFRQKILKQKNVHCSLSEMLSCNQRKFIAKYGLTVGFS, from the coding sequence ATGGAAAGGGGCACTGCCACTGGTCAGAAGCTCAGTATTGTTGAGTTCTTCGAGGAGAAAGGATTCGATGACGAGAAAATAAACAGAATGCTGAGGAAATGCAATCGGCTGGAGAGCATAGAAAGGGAGAGAGCCAGTGAGAACTGGGATTACCTGGAAAGCATTGGTATTCAAAAGAGGAAGCTTCCTTATGTTATCTTCAAGTGCCCCAAGATCCTAGCTTTGAGCATGAATCAGAAGCTTGTTCCTACTGTCCAGTGTCTTGCAACCTTGGGATCAAAGCCTGGTGGAGTGGCCTCAGCCATCACCAAATTTCCTGACATTCTCTCTCACAGCATTGAGTTGAAGCTATGCCCTCTGTTAGCTTTCTTCCAAGCACTAGGAATTTCAGAGAAGCAACTGGGTAAGATGCTCTTGCTTAATCCAAGGCTCATTAGCTACAGCGAAATGAAATTGACTCAGATTACTGATTTCCTTGTAAGCATTGGCTTCAATGAGGAGGGGTTGATTGGTAAAACTTTAGTGAAAAATCCATTTTTAATGGGTTATAGCATTGAGAAACGGCTTTTGCCAACAACAGAATTTCTCAAGTCGATAGGCCTAGATGAACTAAGTTTGCAAAGGGTTGTTTGCTATTTTCCTGAAGTATTTTGTAGGGATGTAAATAGGGTTCTCAAACCAAATTTAGCATTCTTAAAGGGGTGCGGCTTTGACAATAAGCAAATTGCAAATTTAGTTGCTGGATATCCACCTATTCTGATCAAGAGTGTCAGCAAATCCCTGGAACCCAAAGTGAGATTCTTGGTTGAAGTAATGGGAAGAGAAATCAGTGAGATAGCTGATTACCCTGAGTTCTTTCGGCATGGGATGAAGAAGAGTTTGGAATTTCGGCAAAAAATTCTGAAGCAAAAAAACGTACATTGCAGTTTAAGTGAAATGCTTAGCTGCAACCAGAGGAAATTCATTGCCAAGTATGGATTAACTGTTGGATTCTCTTGA
- the LOC122038865 gene encoding protein MIZU-KUSSEI 1-like, which translates to MRTMIDLGSQRGSGLYIIDTSTAVDCTKDVRFGRRSFRSLIECVVPCCAGFPISSNASAFDEDDSDNNSTAAAVTAPAPTVAAATTVTGTFFGHRRGRVRFCVHDHAAAPPLLLLEFTVPTAYLAREMQHGLLRVALESGGGGGRGPLLSTPVWTMYCNGRKVGFAIRRRATEADAEVFRLMRSVSAGTGILPAASAAAAAAGGEAGDLLYMRASFERVIGSTDSESFHMIDPAGGRGGQQLSIFLFRT; encoded by the coding sequence ATGAGGACGATGATTGACTTGGGGAGCCAGAGGGGCAGTGGCCTCTACATCATCGATACTTCCACCGCCGTCGACTGCACCAAGgacgtccgcttcggccgccgcTCCTTCCGCAGTCTGATCGAGTGCGTCGTCCCCTGCTGCGCCGGCTTTCCCATTTCCTCCAACGCCTCCGCCTTCGACGAGGACGACTCGGACAACAATTCCACCGCTGCTGCCGTGACTGCTCCCGCTCCCACGGTCGCCGCCGCCACGACCGTCACCGGCACCTTCTTCGGCCACCGCCGCGGCCGCGTCCGGTTCTGCGTCCACGACCACGCCGCCGCGCCGCCGCTGCTGCTGCTGGAGTTCACGGTGCCCACGGCGTACCTCGCGCGGGAGATGCAGCACGGCCTGCTGCGCGTCGCTCTGGagagcggcggcggcggaggccgCGGCCCCTTGCTCAGCACGCCGGTGTGGACCATGTACTGCAACGGGCGGAAGGTGGGCTTCGCGATCCGGAGGCGGGCGACGGAGGCCGACGCGGAGGTCTTCAGGCTGATGCGGTCTGTGTCGGCGGGGACCGGAATTCTGCCAGCCGCCTCCGCCGCCGCTGCCGCAGCTGGCGGCGAGGCAGGGGACCTGCTTTACATGCGAGCGAGCTTCGAGCGGGTTATCGGGTCGACGGACTCAGAATCGTTCCACATGATCGACCCGGCAGGGGGAAGAGGAGGACAACAGCTCAGCATCTTCCTCTTCAGAACTTAG